Proteins from a single region of Corylus avellana chromosome ca11, CavTom2PMs-1.0:
- the LOC132166415 gene encoding uncharacterized protein LOC132166415 — MEEAPNMYLLQDPLDCNCLTRLTLLANTPAASSFPTESELALASVSPALGKEVSNHLTRCYSNGMTSNTITAINGNRDGYSAYTAINRVEEETTGEVVDSNMLCVLPDSNMFHVPPDLNVFCVPPELLGLSPLHLQMQSVYMPYSVANDSIYLGDEVPFQYGTNVPAAFTSDLCGPPSLFR, encoded by the exons ATGGAGGAAGCACCAAATATGTACCTGCTGCAAGATCCACTAGATTGCAACTGTTTGACCCGCTTAACTCTACTCGCCAATACACCTGCCGCTTCATCTTTTCCGACAGAGTCTGAGCTAGCACTGGCTTCCGTATCTCCAGCATTAGGAAAGGAAGTCAGTAATCATCTCACAAGATGTTATTCTAATGGAATGACATCTAACACTATAACAGCCATAAATGGTAACCGCGATGGTTATAGTGCGTACACTGCAATAAATCGAGTAGAAGAAGAAACGACTGGTGAG GTCGTAGACTCAAATATGTTGTGTGTCTTGCCAGACTCAAATATGTTCCATGTCCCGCCAGACTTAAATGTGTTCTGTGTCCCGCCAGAGCTACTAGGGCTCTCCCCATTACACTTGCAGATGCAATCTGTTTACATGCCCTACAGTGTTGCCAATGACTCAATTTACCTTGGTGATGAGGTGCCTTTTCAATATGGGACGAATGTGCCAGCTGCCTTTACGTCTGACTTATGTGGTCCTCCCTCCTTATTCAGATGA